From a region of the Bradyrhizobium sp. KBS0727 genome:
- the gshB gene encoding glutathione synthase, whose translation MKLNVAVQMDPIARINVRGDSTFALLLEAQKRGHGLSYYTPDKLSLRGEELVAPVQMLTVRDEAGDHFTLGEPKRTPLAAFDVVLLRQDPPFDLAYITSTHLLERIHPKTLVVNNPASVRNAPEKIMVMNFPHLMPPTLISRDLDEINSFRDEHGAVVMKPLHGHGGAAVFRVMPQDMNFGSLFDMFSVTFREPWVIQRFLPEVKHGDKRIILVDGEFAGAVNRVPAPDDLRSNMVRGGAAHATDLSDREREICATVGPVLRELGLLFVGIDVIDGNLTEINVTSPTGIRAIARLNGPDVAAMIWDTIEAKHAK comes from the coding sequence ATGAAATTGAATGTCGCCGTCCAGATGGACCCCATCGCGCGTATCAACGTCCGCGGCGATTCGACCTTTGCGTTATTGCTGGAAGCGCAAAAGCGCGGTCACGGCCTTTCCTATTACACCCCGGACAAACTCTCGCTGCGTGGCGAGGAGCTGGTGGCGCCGGTGCAGATGCTGACCGTGCGCGACGAAGCCGGCGATCACTTCACCCTCGGCGAGCCGAAGCGTACGCCGCTTGCCGCCTTCGACGTCGTGCTGCTGCGCCAGGACCCGCCGTTCGACCTCGCCTACATCACCTCGACGCATCTCCTCGAGCGCATCCATCCCAAGACGCTGGTCGTCAACAACCCGGCCTCGGTGCGCAACGCGCCGGAAAAGATCATGGTGATGAACTTTCCGCACCTGATGCCGCCGACGCTGATCTCGCGCGATCTCGACGAGATCAATTCGTTCCGCGACGAGCACGGCGCCGTCGTCATGAAACCGCTGCACGGCCATGGCGGCGCCGCGGTGTTTCGCGTCATGCCGCAGGACATGAATTTCGGCTCGCTGTTCGACATGTTCTCGGTCACCTTCCGCGAACCCTGGGTGATCCAGCGCTTCCTGCCCGAAGTGAAGCATGGCGACAAGCGCATCATCCTGGTCGACGGCGAGTTCGCCGGCGCCGTCAACCGCGTGCCGGCGCCGGACGACCTGCGTTCCAACATGGTGCGCGGCGGGGCCGCCCACGCCACCGACCTCTCCGACCGCGAGCGCGAGATTTGCGCCACTGTCGGTCCGGTGCTGCGCGAACTCGGGCTTTTGTTCGTCGGCATCGACGTGATCGACGGCAACCTCACCGAGATCAACGTCACGTCCCCCACGGGAATCCGCGCGATCGCGCGGCTCAATGGCCCGGATGTGGCCGCGATGATCTGGGATACCATCGAGGCCAAGCACGCCAAGTAA
- a CDS encoding MBL fold metallo-hydrolase: MTTNLSRRSLLSLGAGLGVGLGASTMLGGSALARAPKLGTQTPYWHRFELGDAEVTVVSDGPLPLGDPSGTFTGVPKEEVKKMLTDNFLNPDNVVLEQNSPIVNTGDKLILFDTGMGTSKAFGPTTGRQQKSMAEAGIKASDIDAVVLSHAHIDHIGGIVGADDKPLFPNAQYYISQADFDYWTDEGKLGSPLKDFVIHARKNLLPVRDRIVFFKDGQEFVPGVQAMAAPGHTVGHHMFMVTSKGKSFAFLGDLTHHAVLLLERPLMEFSYDTDPKQSAQSRVKMLTMLAANKIPVMSYHFAWPGYGHVAKNGEGFRYYPEPMNMLL, encoded by the coding sequence ATGACGACGAATCTTTCGCGACGGTCACTGCTTTCGCTTGGTGCGGGTCTTGGCGTGGGTCTTGGCGCCTCGACCATGCTCGGCGGCAGCGCGCTGGCGCGCGCGCCCAAGCTCGGCACCCAGACGCCCTACTGGCACCGCTTCGAACTCGGCGACGCCGAGGTGACGGTTGTTTCCGACGGCCCGCTGCCGCTCGGCGATCCCTCCGGCACCTTCACCGGCGTGCCGAAGGAAGAAGTAAAGAAGATGCTCACGGACAATTTCCTCAACCCCGACAATGTCGTGCTGGAGCAGAACTCGCCGATCGTGAATACCGGCGACAAACTGATCCTGTTCGACACCGGCATGGGCACCTCGAAGGCCTTCGGCCCGACCACCGGCCGCCAGCAGAAGAGCATGGCGGAGGCCGGCATCAAGGCCAGTGATATCGACGCGGTGGTGCTGTCGCACGCCCATATCGACCATATCGGCGGCATCGTCGGCGCCGACGACAAGCCGCTGTTCCCGAACGCGCAGTACTATATCTCGCAGGCGGATTTCGATTACTGGACCGACGAAGGCAAGCTCGGCAGCCCGCTGAAGGACTTCGTGATTCACGCCCGCAAGAACCTGCTGCCGGTGCGCGACCGCATCGTGTTCTTCAAGGACGGCCAGGAATTCGTGCCCGGCGTGCAGGCGATGGCGGCCCCCGGCCACACCGTGGGCCATCACATGTTCATGGTGACGTCGAAAGGAAAATCCTTCGCGTTCCTCGGCGACCTCACCCACCATGCGGTGCTGCTGCTGGAACGGCCGTTGATGGAATTCTCCTATGACACCGATCCGAAGCAGTCGGCGCAGTCACGGGTCAAGATGCTGACCATGCTGGCCGCCAACAAGATCCCTGTCATGTCCTATCACTTCGCCTGGCCGGGCTATGGCCACGTCGCCAAGAACGGCGAGGGCTTTCGGTATTATCCGGAGCCGATGAACATGCTGCTCTGA
- a CDS encoding GGDEF domain-containing protein, which produces MTATVAPVPHSTIAAKPQQTKSRFRVGIAWLLAGMHPEPDDTRSELLHPRAGKTTTLVVAIFMSLMTAVIAAALTGAAWAYAWMAAEIVLGGIRVYLMLKDVAKTKAAQRIGTSMAPIWAGLASVFLLTVGSYQCVGSGSLPLILMAGIGLANRVSGVSSRNAGTPRYGAVMICILTLPFGLATILSPIPYLFLIGLQTPFYIAGMIFLLLENQRSLLKLHRSEHRNRQMAHHDLLTGLPNRAMNQKLFAELLAGPEPVSPHSKLTVFCLDLDGFKAVNDGLGHATGDAVLVAVSRRLRASVREIDAVCRLGGDEFVVLLPDIADDAAVSIAQRIIAAVSAPFEFAPAAKIGVSIGIAAATRDGNTADELLSAADRAMYEAKRRGKGGFVIHAPGVEGVSLVPALDAHVGIAAGPVLERANSAA; this is translated from the coding sequence ATGACAGCCACCGTCGCACCGGTCCCCCATTCCACGATTGCCGCGAAACCGCAGCAGACGAAATCGCGCTTTCGCGTCGGTATCGCCTGGCTGCTCGCCGGCATGCATCCGGAGCCCGACGATACCCGCAGCGAGTTGCTGCATCCCCGCGCCGGCAAGACGACGACGCTGGTGGTCGCGATCTTCATGTCGCTGATGACGGCTGTGATCGCCGCAGCCCTGACCGGCGCCGCGTGGGCTTATGCCTGGATGGCGGCCGAGATCGTGCTCGGCGGCATCCGGGTTTACCTGATGCTGAAGGACGTCGCGAAGACGAAGGCCGCGCAACGAATCGGAACGTCCATGGCGCCGATCTGGGCCGGGCTCGCCTCCGTCTTCCTGCTTACCGTCGGCAGTTATCAATGCGTGGGATCGGGCTCTCTGCCGCTGATCCTGATGGCCGGCATCGGCCTCGCCAACCGGGTCAGTGGCGTTTCCTCGCGCAACGCCGGCACGCCGCGTTATGGCGCGGTCATGATCTGCATCCTGACGCTGCCGTTCGGGCTGGCGACGATCCTCTCGCCGATCCCGTACCTGTTCCTGATCGGTTTGCAGACGCCGTTCTACATCGCCGGAATGATTTTCCTGCTGCTCGAGAACCAAAGGAGCTTGCTCAAGCTGCACCGTTCCGAGCACCGCAATCGCCAGATGGCGCATCACGACCTGCTCACCGGTCTGCCCAACCGCGCCATGAACCAAAAACTGTTCGCCGAACTGCTCGCCGGACCGGAGCCTGTCTCTCCCCATTCGAAACTCACCGTGTTCTGTCTCGACCTCGACGGCTTCAAGGCCGTCAATGACGGACTGGGACATGCGACCGGCGACGCCGTTCTGGTCGCGGTGTCCCGCCGCTTGCGCGCCAGCGTTCGCGAGATCGATGCGGTATGCCGCCTCGGCGGCGACGAATTCGTCGTCCTGCTGCCGGATATCGCCGACGACGCAGCCGTCTCGATCGCACAGCGGATCATCGCCGCGGTGTCAGCTCCGTTCGAATTCGCGCCCGCCGCAAAAATCGGCGTCAGCATCGGCATCGCCGCCGCAACCCGCGACGGCAACACCGCCGACGAACTCCTCAGCGCCGCCGACCGCGCCATGTACGAAGCCAAACGCCGCGGCAAAGGCGGGTTCGTGATCCACGCGCCGGGTGTGGAGGGGGTGAGTCTGGTGCCGGCGCTGGATGCGCATGTGGGAATCGCGGCGGGACCGGTCCTTGAACGCGCGAATTCGGCCGCCTAG
- a CDS encoding plasmid replication protein, CyRepA1 family has product MDRKYPLSVHAGIVDKPDEAGRRRSGRGWDAVELSKTEIVEAIREGWAMAPQYRGGHRKTGNFIGVGFLAADVDAGMTLDEANDHPFVRHHAGLVHTTVSHTAERHRLRIIFLLDEPIQSARDWADAQLGIALKFNSDASVSDGARMFFGNTKAAIYHIGRTLPAAVVAGLIARGRDARAARKPGGGVLPVVSVRQIAGPELVKIAGGDMVRLDELGVGTRVHCPHHDDTDPSAFAVMSRTRQIGLRCSACRVTFWSSDEQDGYDFGAFDRLFEQRFAGQHEVDPEATGLDRFFPPAPRFERQQERFLPPVAYEPGITLVKSPKGSGKTEALLSMIRAIRAGQFRGDILHGERPKSILLIGHRQSLLREAARKLGLRCYLDDEEEPDGAIRTLAVTLDSLPKYNESGGELAASKRRAFDLVIIDESEQVLGHLFGETISKNRGVERCFDALNFEVANAKAVIALDADLGLVTAHALRTMRPQDWASRCRIVYNAPVTPENRRVMKLHKSRPFLESQVIDAIKRGERCFVTSNSKRFIDTLHRMIVNECGDGIVIRVITSDNSRDEAIVRFLAEIKTKILLVQAVLGTPSIGTGIDITFPDGECRVDRVFGFFYPFVNTHTDIDQQLARVRNPGAIDVWISPATFNFTCHPDIIKDDLARAYVVKRAVIGRREDGMVEYNHDDPLLMICAHVTALQRASKNRLVELFCALREANGWSIEWVSDKASAIPHQLARDALDAERLEALLSAPTIGDADFMDLDIKVSKGIALTREERVTYERNHFERVVGVPLDEALVGMNADGKLLDRVGNFARIIMIWSQDRSDGLVDILLAPTEKPKGRLQGTKPEILTAVLMRAAGLTTVDGLKTTELISDDMLHRFVGICRDNRTVIEEILGEPFRSDFEKKPMRQLNMFLKRVGLKLSVANIEKVAGRKIRYYGIPSDPLGTMTHLARSYLAIEPQREAAKKEAWVQARKRSRNAPLEMHAPPPAETETGLLSSSILSDRDRTPEQGTIDSSHL; this is encoded by the coding sequence ATGGACCGGAAATATCCCCTCAGCGTGCATGCCGGCATCGTCGACAAACCCGACGAAGCTGGCCGTCGGCGTTCTGGAAGAGGTTGGGACGCCGTCGAGCTCTCCAAGACCGAGATTGTCGAAGCCATTCGCGAGGGGTGGGCCATGGCGCCGCAGTATCGCGGCGGCCATCGTAAGACTGGCAACTTCATCGGCGTCGGCTTCTTGGCGGCTGACGTAGACGCAGGCATGACGCTGGACGAAGCCAATGACCATCCCTTTGTTCGGCACCACGCTGGACTTGTTCACACCACGGTGTCGCATACCGCCGAGCGCCATCGTCTTCGAATCATATTCCTTCTCGACGAGCCGATTCAAAGCGCCCGTGACTGGGCCGACGCTCAATTGGGTATCGCGCTCAAATTCAATAGCGACGCCTCCGTCTCTGACGGTGCGCGGATGTTCTTCGGCAACACCAAGGCGGCGATCTATCACATAGGTCGAACTTTGCCGGCAGCAGTTGTTGCCGGCCTGATTGCTCGTGGTCGCGACGCTCGCGCAGCTCGAAAGCCCGGCGGCGGCGTGTTGCCGGTGGTTTCGGTGCGGCAGATAGCTGGTCCGGAGTTGGTGAAGATTGCTGGTGGTGATATGGTCAGGCTCGATGAGCTCGGCGTCGGAACCCGGGTGCACTGCCCCCATCACGATGATACTGATCCGAGTGCGTTCGCGGTCATGTCAAGGACACGACAGATCGGCCTGCGTTGCTCAGCGTGCAGGGTCACGTTTTGGTCAAGTGACGAACAAGACGGTTACGATTTTGGGGCGTTCGACCGGCTTTTTGAGCAACGGTTCGCCGGCCAGCATGAAGTCGATCCAGAGGCAACCGGCCTTGATCGCTTTTTCCCACCCGCGCCGCGCTTCGAGAGGCAGCAGGAGCGGTTTTTGCCGCCGGTCGCCTACGAGCCGGGCATTACGCTGGTGAAAAGCCCTAAGGGATCTGGAAAGACCGAAGCCCTGCTATCGATGATCCGTGCCATTCGCGCCGGACAATTTCGAGGCGACATTCTCCATGGTGAGCGTCCGAAATCGATCTTGTTGATTGGCCATCGGCAGTCGCTTCTCAGGGAAGCGGCGAGGAAATTGGGCCTTCGCTGTTATCTCGACGACGAAGAGGAGCCGGACGGAGCCATCCGGACGCTGGCGGTCACCCTGGACAGCCTGCCGAAATACAACGAGTCCGGTGGCGAATTGGCGGCGTCAAAACGCCGGGCATTCGACTTAGTGATTATTGACGAGAGCGAGCAAGTGCTCGGGCATCTCTTCGGCGAAACCATAAGCAAAAATCGAGGTGTTGAACGTTGCTTCGACGCACTGAACTTTGAAGTTGCGAACGCCAAAGCTGTAATTGCGCTCGACGCGGACTTGGGGCTCGTCACTGCGCACGCCCTGCGCACGATGCGTCCGCAGGATTGGGCATCCCGGTGTCGCATTGTCTACAACGCGCCGGTGACGCCGGAGAACAGGCGGGTGATGAAGCTTCACAAGAGCAGACCGTTCTTGGAGAGCCAGGTGATCGATGCGATTAAGCGAGGCGAGCGGTGCTTCGTCACCAGCAACTCGAAAAGATTTATTGATACGCTGCACAGGATGATTGTGAACGAATGCGGCGACGGTATCGTCATAAGGGTCATCACCAGCGACAACTCGCGTGACGAAGCCATCGTCCGCTTCCTCGCCGAGATCAAGACGAAGATACTGCTGGTTCAAGCGGTCTTAGGCACGCCGTCAATTGGCACCGGTATCGACATCACGTTTCCCGATGGCGAATGCCGGGTCGATCGAGTGTTCGGATTTTTCTATCCTTTTGTAAACACCCATACTGACATTGACCAGCAGCTTGCCCGGGTTCGCAATCCCGGCGCGATCGATGTTTGGATCAGCCCTGCCACGTTTAATTTCACCTGCCATCCTGACATTATCAAAGACGATTTGGCACGCGCTTACGTCGTCAAGCGAGCCGTCATAGGTCGGCGAGAGGACGGTATGGTGGAGTATAACCATGACGATCCCCTTCTAATGATCTGCGCCCATGTCACTGCCCTCCAGCGCGCTTCCAAGAATCGGCTGGTGGAACTCTTTTGCGCGCTCCGAGAAGCCAACGGCTGGTCGATCGAGTGGGTTTCGGACAAGGCTTCGGCCATCCCTCACCAACTCGCCAGAGATGCGCTTGATGCGGAGCGCCTGGAAGCGCTGCTGTCAGCACCGACGATCGGCGATGCCGATTTTATGGACCTGGATATAAAAGTATCCAAGGGAATTGCCCTCACAAGGGAAGAGCGGGTTACATACGAGCGCAATCACTTCGAGCGGGTAGTTGGAGTTCCGCTGGATGAAGCGCTCGTCGGAATGAATGCCGACGGTAAGCTTCTCGACAGGGTTGGAAATTTCGCTCGAATTATCATGATCTGGTCGCAGGATCGCAGTGACGGATTGGTAGACATTCTACTAGCACCGACAGAAAAACCGAAAGGACGACTGCAAGGGACCAAACCCGAAATTCTCACCGCGGTGCTGATGAGGGCCGCCGGATTGACTACCGTCGACGGACTCAAGACGACCGAATTGATTTCCGACGACATGCTGCATCGATTCGTCGGCATTTGTCGCGACAATCGAACCGTGATCGAGGAGATCCTTGGTGAACCGTTCAGGAGTGACTTCGAGAAGAAGCCAATGCGTCAACTCAACATGTTCCTCAAGCGTGTCGGGCTCAAGCTGAGCGTGGCAAATATCGAGAAAGTAGCCGGCCGCAAAATACGGTATTACGGGATTCCGTCAGACCCACTCGGAACGATGACGCACCTTGCCCGGTCCTATTTGGCGATCGAACCGCAACGAGAAGCCGCGAAAAAAGAAGCCTGGGTTCAAGCGAGGAAACGCTCCAGAAACGCGCCTTTGGAAATGCACGCGCCGCCACCAGCGGAAACGGAGACCGGTCTTCTATCATCTTCGATCCTCAGTGATCGAGACCGGACCCCAGAACAGGGGACAATAGATTCAAGCCATCTTTGA
- a CDS encoding M15 family metallopeptidase, producing the protein MASSFAVKAMLIALVLMPGIVRAESKTESLDRLVRAYPDALSGHDEKHIFWRDGTVMLADDGVGQKSFDDLLRKASIMDQLSLSYPRGNSSPPAPNADPGRFRNEAFFKKMYGDCNAGEVKKNLVTITWLPRSWGKPVQVTQVNGIADRLREVSGEIDELKPEIKAAAYPIAGVLSCRPVADTGKMSMHGYAAAIDLNLKYSDYWLWSGKAKTIPYKNRMPQEIVDIFERHGFIWGGKWYHYDTMHFEYRPELLSE; encoded by the coding sequence ATGGCTTCTTCTTTCGCGGTCAAAGCCATGCTGATTGCACTCGTTTTGATGCCTGGAATTGTGAGAGCTGAGAGCAAAACGGAAAGTCTCGATCGGCTCGTTCGTGCCTATCCTGATGCCCTGTCTGGCCACGATGAAAAACATATCTTCTGGCGTGATGGGACGGTTATGTTGGCTGACGACGGCGTTGGTCAGAAGTCCTTTGATGATCTGTTACGCAAAGCGTCCATCATGGATCAGCTTAGTTTGTCATATCCCAGAGGTAACTCCTCCCCACCTGCGCCAAACGCCGATCCAGGCAGGTTTCGCAATGAAGCGTTTTTCAAAAAGATGTACGGCGACTGCAATGCTGGTGAAGTGAAAAAGAATCTCGTCACGATAACTTGGCTGCCGCGATCGTGGGGAAAGCCGGTGCAAGTGACGCAGGTCAACGGAATTGCAGATCGCCTAAGGGAGGTCTCCGGCGAGATTGACGAACTCAAACCCGAGATAAAGGCAGCCGCGTATCCCATAGCTGGCGTTCTGTCGTGCCGCCCTGTGGCTGATACGGGCAAGATGAGCATGCATGGGTACGCTGCGGCGATAGACCTGAATTTGAAATATTCAGACTACTGGCTGTGGTCTGGTAAAGCCAAAACGATCCCCTACAAGAACAGGATGCCTCAGGAGATCGTCGATATCTTTGAGCGTCACGGGTTCATCTGGGGCGGTAAATGGTATCACTACGACACGATGCACTTCGAATACCGACCCGAACTGCTCAGTGAGTGA
- a CDS encoding site-specific integrase, which produces MGLGKQAKTLTKGQTEAVLGYLAKTRWPTRNRVIFLLSVKAGLRAKEIAKLTWRMVTDARGQIGDAISLENAASKGQSGRVVPISEELRAALVAYAPTVGIVSGRFMIESERSRSMSAQAIVNLFWRWYRYVGFNGCSSHSGRRTFITSAARKISTVGGSLRDVQMLAGHSNLRTTQRYIEPNPEAQVRIVELV; this is translated from the coding sequence ATGGGCTTAGGGAAACAGGCTAAGACGTTGACTAAGGGGCAGACCGAGGCCGTCCTCGGTTACCTAGCAAAGACCCGGTGGCCAACCCGAAACCGAGTGATCTTCCTTCTGTCAGTCAAGGCCGGCCTCCGGGCCAAGGAAATTGCGAAGCTGACTTGGAGGATGGTTACGGACGCTAGGGGACAAATCGGTGACGCGATCTCCTTGGAGAATGCGGCCAGCAAGGGTCAGTCGGGACGCGTCGTTCCCATCAGCGAAGAACTTCGAGCCGCATTGGTCGCTTACGCCCCAACCGTCGGGATCGTCAGTGGGCGATTCATGATCGAGAGCGAACGATCCAGAAGCATGTCCGCACAGGCCATCGTGAACCTATTCTGGCGATGGTATCGATACGTGGGGTTTAATGGCTGTTCGAGCCATAGCGGCAGACGCACTTTTATCACCAGCGCCGCGCGGAAGATCTCGACCGTCGGTGGATCGCTGCGAGACGTCCAGATGTTGGCTGGTCACTCGAACCTCCGGACGACGCAGAGATACATCGAGCCTAATCCGGAAGCTCAAGTCCGAATCGTCGAGCTGGTTTAA
- a CDS encoding S8 family serine peptidase → MAYECHADSSLAPFGRKVRNSLWLIGAAVAASLLLPPPIALAQEASGRIVKGTIPDTLNEIAQSSPGQKAGDVSLVTRNHNLKELALELSRIYLTLYNSKRLSVKSVETSEHTVEAVLRKERLFYGKFFPTEIDSMICDLNSDICNRERTEATGEQRQSLTSNVSGFLPSETRWRLEPPVNKLWVPDVVLVKDTGWLPYDVMPKTQLAPLVIDELGGCEKFDETCQKLIIFYNPSLGGRVFQTSSKGRLVLPVLTIKVSTNVANASEAIKPDSLEPTIKSNSLELQKIDAPAGRDSYKVIYNDVISKQVPTPLPLPPQPPLPDQVVKELQRNILPGISIKIFDVQPGAAVLPMDVQNSRTQLNQLISWPTLLSQLPYPAEFQGGVGVGVLDSRVDDQHCGLDYSKVTISNRSPAPILGARANCNLQVPGTEEVDHGTHVVGIIGGFYPQPGSRLPIGLNPYAQIATMEIDFVHPSSDQIASDMKLMVQERLLKVINMSFGYLMTAQNPDLQLTDALESPIAALSNATLFVAAAGNAGINKSYLCDIRPACFDLPNVIAVAGLDRNAIEPSFLDSDQRPHSNFGNRIHVAAIGQAVFSTLANGRLGYLTGTSQAAPQVSALASLMFAKYSGVMPIEVKNRLIYCSDMMQSLEEKLFSGGRINADCALDGDAGRLTLKVGGVLQKGKLDLRAILNLTDADNSDVNIPVQTLRALHYNAWNDSYTVFYNARNNRDSTLFRLSGLTFKDPNKSIAFTPAGGHVASINVGQIGKFVSSMK, encoded by the coding sequence ATGGCTTACGAATGCCACGCCGACTCAAGTCTCGCACCGTTCGGGCGAAAAGTCCGGAATTCGCTATGGCTGATCGGAGCCGCGGTTGCGGCGAGCCTTCTTCTGCCCCCGCCGATCGCCCTTGCCCAAGAGGCCTCCGGGCGAATTGTGAAGGGAACGATCCCTGATACTCTCAATGAAATCGCCCAATCCTCCCCTGGGCAGAAGGCGGGCGACGTTTCGCTCGTGACTCGCAACCACAATCTGAAGGAACTGGCGCTTGAGCTCAGCCGAATCTATTTGACGTTATATAACTCAAAGCGTCTCTCGGTGAAGTCGGTCGAGACTAGCGAACACACAGTCGAAGCCGTCCTACGCAAGGAACGCCTGTTCTACGGGAAATTCTTCCCGACAGAGATCGACAGCATGATCTGCGATCTCAATAGCGACATCTGTAACCGCGAGCGGACGGAAGCGACCGGAGAGCAGCGTCAGTCGCTAACCTCAAATGTCTCAGGCTTCCTGCCAAGCGAGACGAGATGGAGGCTCGAACCACCAGTCAACAAGCTCTGGGTACCAGATGTCGTGCTGGTCAAAGACACGGGATGGCTTCCTTACGACGTGATGCCAAAAACACAGCTGGCGCCGTTGGTCATCGACGAACTCGGCGGTTGCGAAAAGTTCGACGAAACCTGTCAGAAGCTGATCATTTTTTACAATCCGTCGCTTGGCGGAAGGGTCTTCCAGACGTCATCTAAGGGCCGGCTGGTGCTGCCTGTGCTGACGATCAAGGTTTCGACGAATGTCGCGAATGCGTCGGAAGCCATAAAGCCGGATTCGCTTGAGCCCACCATAAAATCAAACTCACTTGAATTGCAGAAAATCGATGCCCCCGCCGGGCGCGATAGCTATAAGGTCATCTATAACGACGTGATTTCCAAGCAGGTTCCTACACCCTTACCGCTGCCGCCTCAGCCGCCTCTACCCGATCAAGTCGTCAAGGAATTGCAGCGCAATATTCTGCCAGGAATCTCCATCAAGATTTTTGATGTTCAGCCTGGCGCCGCAGTTTTGCCAATGGATGTACAGAACTCGCGGACGCAGCTGAATCAGCTAATCTCGTGGCCTACGCTTTTGTCCCAGTTGCCCTATCCGGCCGAATTTCAAGGCGGGGTGGGCGTTGGGGTGCTGGACTCTCGGGTCGACGACCAGCATTGCGGCCTGGACTACAGCAAGGTCACGATCAGCAATCGTTCGCCCGCACCCATTCTCGGCGCGCGCGCGAACTGCAATCTGCAAGTGCCAGGGACCGAGGAAGTCGACCATGGAACGCATGTCGTCGGGATCATCGGCGGGTTCTACCCGCAACCCGGATCGAGGCTGCCGATTGGGCTGAATCCCTACGCGCAAATCGCAACCATGGAGATCGATTTCGTTCATCCAAGTAGCGATCAAATCGCTAGCGATATGAAACTCATGGTTCAGGAACGACTACTGAAGGTCATCAATATGAGTTTCGGATACTTGATGACGGCGCAAAACCCCGACCTGCAACTAACTGACGCGCTTGAATCCCCGATCGCGGCGTTGAGCAATGCGACCCTGTTCGTCGCGGCGGCTGGCAATGCCGGGATCAACAAATCATATCTCTGCGACATCCGACCGGCCTGTTTTGATCTACCAAATGTGATCGCCGTAGCAGGGCTCGATCGCAACGCCATCGAACCATCTTTCCTAGATTCGGACCAGAGACCGCATTCCAATTTTGGCAACCGGATCCATGTGGCGGCGATCGGCCAGGCCGTGTTCAGTACGCTCGCAAACGGTCGACTCGGTTATCTCACCGGCACGTCGCAGGCTGCGCCGCAAGTCAGCGCGCTCGCATCGCTGATGTTCGCTAAATACAGTGGCGTGATGCCGATCGAGGTGAAAAATCGGCTGATCTACTGCTCAGACATGATGCAGTCGCTAGAAGAAAAGCTGTTCAGCGGCGGCCGAATCAACGCTGATTGCGCGCTTGATGGCGATGCAGGGAGGTTAACGCTCAAGGTTGGAGGTGTACTGCAAAAAGGCAAGCTGGACCTTCGCGCGATCCTTAACCTGACCGACGCGGACAACAGCGACGTCAATATCCCGGTGCAGACGCTGCGGGCGTTGCATTATAACGCGTGGAATGACTCCTACACGGTATTCTACAACGCGAGGAACAACCGGGATTCGACGCTGTTTCGCTTGTCCGGCTTGACATTCAAGGATCCCAACAAGTCGATCGCATTCACTCCCGCGGGGGGCCACGTCGCTTCGATCAATGTCGGTCAGATTGGTAAATTTGTCTCTTCAATGAAATAG